One stretch of Zingiber officinale cultivar Zhangliang chromosome 6B, Zo_v1.1, whole genome shotgun sequence DNA includes these proteins:
- the LOC121992535 gene encoding transcription termination factor MTERF8, chloroplastic-like, whose translation MMKRLHYFSFFCKTVYFSRSPHPHYAALLFAVLPYSDSATAAGAASATGKHMFMVQYLVDSCGFDQEKATEASKLLKGIQSRQQPDSVLAFLRSYGFDDASVKKLLRYSPQCLLLDVEKTLAPKFRAFEDLGLSPSEIVHLVWSNPSTVQVKHERTVPKIEFWQGLLGSKDALVKLFKRNRAILSYSIEKKIQPNLELLRECGLDGPKLTSVLRYCPQIVAQNADFLKTLISRAEDLGVPQTSGMFHITLRSLFMVSPEKFKMQMELFQSFGWSEDNFVAAFQKCPTFTQRSLTTLQRKMEFLINEVGYASSFIAIRPILLIMSLERRLIPRHRILATLKSRGHCQRDYKVTTYMMASETKFVEKYIIFYKDRYPDLSELYASLKHTNTSDSGLQ comes from the coding sequence ATGATGAAGAGGCTACATTACTTCTCCTTCTTCTGCAAAACCGTGTATTTCAGTCGTTCTCCTCACCCCCACTATGCTGCCCTCCTCTTTGCCGTCTTACCTTACTCGGACTCCGCCACCGCCGCCGGCGCCGCATCCGCCACTGGGAAGCACATGTTCATGGTCCAATACCTCGTCGACTCATGTGGCTTCGACCAGGAGAAGGCCACCGAGGCCTCGAAGCTTCTCAAGGGCATCCAATCCCGGCAACAGCCCGACTCCGTCCTTGCTTTCCTCAGAAGTTACGGCTTCGATGACGCATCAGTGAAAAAGCTCCTACGTTATTCCCCCCAATGTCTTCTTTTGGACGTAGAGAAGACACTTGCGCCAAAGTTCCGAGCTTTCGAAGATCTGGGTCTCTCCCCATCCGAGATCGTCCACCTCGTCTGGTCGAATCCCTCCACCGTCCAAGTCAAACATGAACGCACTGTGCCTAAGATCGAATTTTGGCAAGGCCTTCTTGGGTCCAAGGATGCGCTGGTGAAGTTGTTCAAGAGAAACCGAGCGATTCTTTCGTACAGTATCGAGAAGAAGATCCAGCCCAACCTTGAGTTGCTCCGGGAATGCGGCTTGGACGGCCCAAAGCTTACCTCTGTGTTGCGGTACTGCCCACAGATCGTGGCACAGAATGCTGATTTCTTGAAGACCTTGATCAGTCGCGCGGAGGACTTGGGAGTGCCACAGACATCGGGGATGTTCCATATTACTCTGCGTTCACTCTTCATGGTCAGTCcagagaagttcaagatgcaaatgGAATTGTTCCAGAGCTTCGGGTGGTCAGAGGACAATTTTGTTGCGGCATTCCAAAAGTGTCCTACCTTCACACAAAGGTCTTTGACGACATTGCAGAGAAAAATGGAGTTTTTGATTAATGAGGTTGGATATGCTTCTTCTTTCATTGCTATACGTCCGATACTATTGATAATGAGCTTGGAGAGAAGGTTAATTCCAAGACATCGGATCTTGGCAACCTTGAAGTCTAGGGGGCACTGTCAAAGGGATTACAAAGTGACGACATATATGATGGCTTCTGAGACCAAATTTGTAGAGAAGTACATTATCTTCTATAAGGATAGATATCCAGATCTGAGTGAACTCTACGCAAGCTTGAAACACACAAATACTTCTGATTCTGGACTTCAATGA